TGGTTACGACGAGCGCCGATGCCCTGACCAACGGCAGAAAAACAGGCGTGTGGCTTGAAGAAATCGCGGTTCCCTATATTGCGCTGGCAAAGGCAGGCCTCTCCATAACCGTTGCCAGCCCCAAGGGCGGCGCAGTGCCAGTTGATCCCCACAGCCTTGATGATGCCTCTGTTGCCAAATGGCCCGACATCCTTGAACTGCTGAAAAATTCTGCACAGCTCAAGGATATTCAGGCTGAGGGCTTTGACGCCATCTTCCTGCCTGGCGGGCACGGCACCATGATGGATTTTGCCACCGATGCCGAGCTGAAACGCCTGCTCAACGATTTTGCCAAAGCAGACAAGATAATTGCGGCAGTGTGCCACGGCCCGGCCGGGCTGGTAGGTGCCAAAAAGCCTGACGGCTCCCCCCTTGTGGCGGGCAAAACCATAACGGCCTTTACCGATGATGAAGAAATTGCCATGCAGCTGGAAAAGGCAGTTCCTTTTATGCTCGAAACAACGTTGCGCAGCGAAGGCGCGAACTTTGTAGTCGGCCCCATGTGGGCCCCGCATGTGGAAGTGGACGGCAAGCTTATAACCGGGCAAAACCCGGCCTCCAGCGAACCCATTGCCCAGGCGGTTCTTGAACGTCTGCGCTAAGTTATCTCGTACAAAAACATCAACGCCCGGTTCCCCATTACTCAGGGGAACCGGGCGTTTTTCGTTGGCCTTGGCCCGGCTTCGACACAAGGCCGGAAGCCGGGGCACAAATTATTTCACGTAGTGGATGCGCTCTGCATTAAATCTGTCCTGCTGCGTTTTTTGCTCCGCAGGATAGCCCAGGGGGAAGATGGCAAAGGCCCTCTGCCCTGCTGCCACAGGCAGGATTTTCTCTACCTTTTCCATCCGGTCTTCGTCAGGGGCCACACCAAGCCACACGCCGCCCAGGCCCAGCGAATCCACCGCCAGCCAGAGGTTTTGCATGGCTATGGCAAGATCAATCTGCGCATATTGTGGAAAGCGGCAGCCATCCTGCCGATAGGCAGCCACAATGGCCAGGGGGGCATTTGCGGCGCACCCGGCATAGGGGCTGACCTGAGCAAGCGCGTGCAGCTTTTCTCTGGATGTCACCACATAAAAATCCCACGGTTGCTGATTGCCTGCAGAAGGTGCGGCCATGGCGGCACGCAAAATCTGCTCGACCTTGTCACTTTCAACGGCGCGGTCTTCAAACTTGCGCACGCTGACCCTGTGGAAAATCTCCTTCATGGGAACCCCCTTGGTTATTGTGCTGCCAAATTCAACTTATTGCAGAATGTAT
This is a stretch of genomic DNA from Desulfovibrio desulfuricans. It encodes these proteins:
- a CDS encoding nitroreductase family protein, translated to MKEIFHRVSVRKFEDRAVESDKVEQILRAAMAAPSAGNQQPWDFYVVTSREKLHALAQVSPYAGCAANAPLAIVAAYRQDGCRFPQYAQIDLAIAMQNLWLAVDSLGLGGVWLGVAPDEDRMEKVEKILPVAAGQRAFAIFPLGYPAEQKTQQDRFNAERIHYVK
- a CDS encoding type 1 glutamine amidotransferase domain-containing protein yields the protein MNAQKKILMVTTSADALTNGRKTGVWLEEIAVPYIALAKAGLSITVASPKGGAVPVDPHSLDDASVAKWPDILELLKNSAQLKDIQAEGFDAIFLPGGHGTMMDFATDAELKRLLNDFAKADKIIAAVCHGPAGLVGAKKPDGSPLVAGKTITAFTDDEEIAMQLEKAVPFMLETTLRSEGANFVVGPMWAPHVEVDGKLITGQNPASSEPIAQAVLERLR